One genomic window of Halovivax cerinus includes the following:
- a CDS encoding heterodisulfide reductase-related iron-sulfur binding cluster: MFRALDGTVPLATSEATRETYWGITSTEYAIFYLFATIAILVFAYGFVSRFVRYARASEDPFPRVDEIHERVVDATKIVLTNEKQFNRDLYGGLMHAFIMWGFLTLFIATAIIFVDDYAVQKILHQPSVWIGEFYLSYQFIVDAMGLLFVVGLGMAIYRRYWVGNHRLLDRHTSLEDDVFVWTLFFLGAGGFLLEGLRIYSMGIPEFERVSFVGYALALAFEGMGLSTLGPDAAGFNMSGFNVENVHWAIWWLHSLNAFFFVAWIPYAKPFHMFSSFANVITRDEKAGKRLPNVPSDLDATNAESIEDFTWKEMLDQDACTKCGRCSAACPAKASDRPLDPRNVILDLKKYREELDAGETDEQPIVADGGTSVIDSETMESCMACMACMDACPVEIEHLKSFTKLNRQLTDQGDVRSSMQDVFQNVMQDGNTFGNSPRNRADWADDLEFDLTDAREESVDYLWYVGDYPSYDERNKQVARSLATILQEADVSFGILFEDEKYDGNDIRRVGEEFLYVELAGHHVETWADCDFDKIVCTDPHSYNTFENEYPELDFEEFADDPMMPFEYTDEWNEDGEIDVYHWTQAIEELVTEGKLDLTGTELDYTVTYHDPCHLGRYNDEYEAPRELIRATGADLHEMPRNRADSFCCGGGGGGLWMDFEEEPKPSEERLREALEDTEAGSAVEKFVVACPMCMTMYEDGRKTGGFEDDIEIVDVAELLVEAIGKADEANVEIAAAD, encoded by the coding sequence ATGTTCAGGGCTCTCGACGGTACCGTTCCCCTCGCGACGAGCGAGGCGACCCGCGAGACGTACTGGGGGATCACGAGTACCGAATACGCGATCTTCTACCTCTTCGCGACGATCGCCATTCTCGTCTTCGCCTACGGCTTCGTGAGCCGGTTCGTTCGGTACGCACGCGCGTCTGAAGATCCGTTCCCGCGCGTCGACGAGATCCACGAGCGCGTCGTCGACGCCACGAAGATCGTCCTCACGAACGAGAAGCAGTTCAACCGCGACCTCTACGGCGGCCTGATGCACGCCTTCATCATGTGGGGTTTTCTGACGCTGTTCATCGCGACGGCGATCATCTTCGTCGACGATTATGCCGTCCAGAAGATCTTACACCAGCCGTCGGTCTGGATCGGCGAGTTCTACCTCTCGTATCAGTTCATCGTCGACGCCATGGGTCTGCTGTTCGTGGTCGGGCTCGGGATGGCGATCTACCGGCGGTACTGGGTCGGCAACCACCGGTTGCTCGACCGCCACACCTCCCTCGAGGACGACGTCTTCGTCTGGACGCTCTTCTTCCTCGGCGCGGGCGGCTTCCTGCTCGAGGGCCTTCGCATCTACTCGATGGGCATCCCCGAGTTCGAACGCGTCAGTTTCGTCGGCTACGCGCTCGCACTCGCGTTCGAGGGAATGGGGCTGTCGACGCTCGGGCCGGACGCGGCCGGCTTCAACATGAGCGGGTTCAACGTCGAGAACGTCCACTGGGCGATCTGGTGGCTCCACTCGCTGAACGCCTTCTTCTTCGTCGCGTGGATCCCCTACGCCAAGCCGTTCCACATGTTCTCCTCGTTCGCGAACGTCATTACGCGCGACGAGAAGGCGGGCAAGCGCCTGCCGAACGTCCCCTCGGATCTGGACGCGACGAACGCCGAGTCCATCGAGGATTTCACCTGGAAAGAGATGCTCGATCAGGACGCCTGTACGAAGTGCGGTCGCTGTTCGGCGGCCTGTCCGGCGAAGGCCTCGGATCGCCCGCTCGACCCCCGAAACGTCATCTTGGACCTGAAGAAATATCGCGAGGAACTCGACGCCGGCGAGACCGACGAACAGCCGATCGTCGCCGACGGCGGGACGTCGGTCATCGATAGCGAGACGATGGAGTCCTGCATGGCCTGCATGGCCTGTATGGACGCCTGCCCCGTCGAGATCGAGCACTTGAAGAGCTTCACCAAGCTCAACCGTCAGCTGACCGACCAGGGTGACGTCCGCTCGTCCATGCAGGACGTCTTCCAGAACGTGATGCAGGACGGCAACACGTTCGGGAACAGCCCACGCAATCGGGCCGACTGGGCCGACGACCTCGAGTTCGACCTCACGGACGCTCGCGAGGAGTCCGTCGACTATCTCTGGTACGTCGGCGACTACCCGAGTTACGACGAGCGGAACAAGCAAGTCGCGCGCTCGCTGGCGACGATCTTACAGGAAGCCGACGTCAGCTTCGGTATCCTCTTCGAGGACGAAAAGTACGACGGCAACGACATCCGCCGCGTCGGCGAGGAGTTCCTCTACGTCGAACTCGCGGGTCACCACGTCGAGACCTGGGCGGACTGCGACTTCGACAAGATCGTCTGTACCGATCCCCACTCCTACAACACGTTCGAGAACGAGTATCCGGAACTCGACTTCGAGGAGTTCGCCGACGATCCGATGATGCCGTTCGAGTACACCGACGAGTGGAACGAAGACGGGGAGATCGACGTCTATCACTGGACGCAGGCCATCGAGGAACTCGTCACCGAAGGCAAACTCGATCTCACCGGCACGGAACTCGACTACACGGTCACCTACCACGATCCGTGTCACCTCGGGCGGTACAACGACGAGTACGAGGCCCCGCGGGAACTCATCCGGGCGACCGGCGCCGACCTCCACGAGATGCCGCGCAACCGCGCGGACTCCTTCTGCTGCGGTGGCGGGGGCGGCGGCCTCTGGATGGACTTCGAGGAAGAGCCGAAGCCGAGCGAAGAACGCCTCCGCGAGGCCCTCGAAGACACCGAGGCCGGCTCGGCCGTCGAGAAGTTCGTCGTCGCCTGTCCGATGTGCATGACGATGTACGAGGACGGTCGCAAGACCGGCGGCTTCGAGGACGATATCGAGATCGTCGACGTCGCGGAACTGCTGGTCGAAGCGATCGGAAAAGCCGACGAGGCGAACGTCGAGATCGCGGCCGCGGACTAG
- a CDS encoding Leu/Phe/Val dehydrogenase has translation MVFDSLVDGGHEQVSYFSDPETGLQAIVAVHNTTLGPGLGGTRILDYETEADALTDVLRLSGAMTKKAAAADLDLGGAKAVVVGDPEEIKTRELLKAYGRAVDCMGGRYITSVDVNSSVADMEVVATETDHVVGREDGLGDPSPITATGVLSGLKAAVTYEYGTDSLDGVDVVVQGLGKVGSALASDLVDRGASVTVSDVDQDNVERFVADHDVEVVAPDDVYDEPCDVFAPCAIGGVINDETIPRLDCDIVAGAANNPLADRRHTAELADRGIWYAPDYVINAGGLITVAEEYRGGTRDAAFEKATAIGDRLARMMERADDEGTTVLDAADAFARERIENADRTTPARFD, from the coding sequence ATGGTATTCGACTCGCTCGTCGACGGGGGACACGAGCAGGTATCGTACTTCTCGGACCCGGAGACGGGATTGCAGGCGATCGTCGCGGTCCACAACACGACGCTCGGACCGGGTCTGGGTGGCACGCGGATCCTCGATTACGAGACCGAAGCCGACGCCCTGACCGATGTGTTGCGACTCTCGGGGGCGATGACGAAGAAGGCCGCCGCCGCCGATCTCGACCTCGGCGGGGCGAAGGCGGTCGTCGTCGGCGACCCGGAGGAGATCAAGACCAGGGAGTTGCTGAAAGCCTACGGCCGCGCCGTCGACTGCATGGGCGGGCGCTACATCACGTCGGTCGACGTCAACTCCTCCGTCGCGGACATGGAGGTCGTCGCGACGGAGACCGACCACGTCGTCGGCCGCGAGGACGGCCTCGGCGATCCGTCGCCGATCACGGCGACCGGTGTCCTGTCCGGCCTGAAGGCTGCAGTCACGTACGAGTACGGGACCGATTCGCTCGATGGGGTCGATGTCGTCGTCCAGGGGCTCGGAAAGGTCGGCTCGGCACTCGCGAGCGATCTCGTCGACCGCGGTGCGTCCGTCACCGTCTCCGACGTGGATCAGGACAACGTCGAGCGGTTCGTCGCCGACCACGACGTCGAGGTGGTCGCCCCGGACGACGTCTACGACGAACCCTGCGACGTCTTCGCGCCGTGTGCGATCGGCGGCGTCATCAACGACGAGACGATTCCGCGCCTCGACTGCGATATCGTCGCCGGCGCGGCGAACAACCCGCTCGCTGACCGTCGACACACCGCCGAACTGGCGGACCGCGGCATCTGGTACGCGCCCGACTACGTCATCAACGCCGGCGGACTCATCACCGTCGCCGAGGAGTACCGCGGCGGGACGCGCGACGCCGCGTTCGAGAAGGCTACCGCCATCGGTGACCGCCTCGCCCGGATGATGGAACGGGCAGATGACGAGGGAACGACGGTGCTGGACGCCGCAGACGCGTTCGCCCGCGAGCGAATCGAGAACGCCGACCGGACGACGCCCGCCCGGTTCGACTGA
- a CDS encoding DUF7504 family protein — MEHTPSSAIDPPANVLLVHDSQRRPADCESLCCDAGRTAIVRVSFAGEACDDKPVRATDAAVGLLSVGDVIRASASSEAPDFTGPIAVDTVADPTDLSAIGVSISRFCEHWADEDLGVCFNSLDALLRQRDPETVFEFIYYLNRRLETVGALAHFHLDAARHDDRIVAAFGEVFDAVVVDESATDSIPEATDDDVAALLSDVGTEPDRPAYPWESGQFSEATDEDIEQVLGGRVD, encoded by the coding sequence ATGGAGCACACACCGTCTTCAGCGATCGACCCACCGGCCAACGTGTTGCTGGTGCACGACTCACAGCGCCGACCAGCGGACTGCGAGTCGCTGTGTTGTGACGCGGGTCGGACGGCTATCGTCCGCGTCTCGTTCGCCGGTGAGGCGTGCGACGACAAGCCGGTACGCGCGACCGACGCTGCCGTCGGCCTCCTCTCTGTCGGTGACGTCATCAGGGCGAGCGCGTCGAGCGAGGCCCCGGATTTCACCGGCCCGATCGCCGTCGACACCGTCGCGGATCCGACGGATCTCTCGGCGATCGGCGTCTCGATCAGCCGATTCTGCGAACACTGGGCCGACGAAGACCTCGGCGTGTGTTTCAATTCACTCGACGCGTTGCTTCGCCAGCGCGATCCGGAGACCGTCTTCGAGTTCATCTACTACCTGAATCGACGTCTCGAAACCGTCGGCGCGCTCGCTCACTTCCACCTGGACGCCGCTCGTCACGACGATCGCATCGTCGCAGCCTTCGGTGAGGTGTTCGATGCGGTCGTCGTCGACGAGAGCGCGACCGATTCGATCCCGGAGGCGACGGACGACGACGTCGCTGCGCTGCTTTCGGACGTCGGAACCGAACCCGATCGCCCGGCGTATCCCTGGGAATCCGGTCAGTTCTCGGAGGCGACCGACGAGGACATCGAGCAAGTCCTCGGTGGGCGTGTCGACTGA
- a CDS encoding ribonucleoside-diphosphate reductase, whose protein sequence is MEREYSPTELMDRDSRSNRYYRNAVERHWDPAEIGLETDLENLCAYADDGDDFDRADLDALVTGIAKFGAGEDAVTEDLAPLGVVLDDIDDQLFLTTQLYEEAKHADFFDRYWRTVVWGVEDHLGWERTSPRAERWFDDAYLELFERNRRAMDRLLEDDTPENRAFAYCHYHLTVEGILAQTGYYGMSRSFGGEFDDLPQLPGLVEGFDRIRSDEGRHVGFGMNQLKSLVDAGQIAPSLIEEVVADLLPLVQRITEDDRFAPEGDPVGLQPGELATYAMEKHGHRLTQIADASADVPEVDDLVSIDRPD, encoded by the coding sequence ATGGAACGTGAGTACAGTCCCACCGAGTTGATGGATCGCGACTCGCGGTCGAACCGGTACTACCGGAACGCGGTCGAGCGCCACTGGGACCCCGCCGAGATCGGTCTGGAGACCGATCTCGAGAACCTGTGCGCCTACGCCGACGACGGCGACGACTTCGACCGGGCTGACCTGGACGCGCTCGTCACCGGCATCGCCAAGTTCGGGGCGGGCGAGGACGCCGTGACTGAGGATCTGGCGCCGCTCGGCGTCGTCCTCGACGATATCGACGACCAGCTGTTCCTCACCACGCAGCTCTACGAAGAGGCGAAGCACGCCGACTTCTTCGATCGGTACTGGCGGACGGTCGTCTGGGGCGTCGAGGACCACCTCGGCTGGGAGCGGACGAGTCCGCGGGCCGAGCGGTGGTTCGACGACGCCTACCTCGAACTGTTCGAGCGGAATCGACGGGCCATGGACCGGCTCCTCGAGGACGATACGCCCGAGAACCGCGCGTTCGCGTACTGTCACTATCACCTCACGGTCGAGGGCATCCTGGCCCAGACCGGCTACTACGGCATGAGTCGCTCCTTCGGCGGCGAGTTCGACGACCTGCCACAGCTTCCCGGCCTCGTAGAGGGGTTCGACCGTATTCGAAGCGACGAGGGGCGTCACGTCGGCTTCGGGATGAATCAGCTCAAGTCGCTCGTCGACGCTGGCCAGATCGCGCCGTCTCTGATCGAGGAGGTCGTCGCCGACCTCCTTCCGCTGGTCCAGAGAATCACCGAAGACGATCGCTTCGCCCCAGAGGGGGACCCCGTCGGGCTCCAGCCGGGCGAACTCGCCACGTACGCGATGGAGAAACACGGACACCGTCTCACGCAGATCGCCGACGCGTCAGCGGACGTTCCCGAGGTCGACGACCTCGTCTCGATCGACAGACCCGATTGA
- a CDS encoding HalOD1 output domain-containing protein — MTGDLGVRIVTEIADREGVDPTGLTPPLQDVVDVDALEALFEPTPTTDRDCVGSVSFTYVGYEVTVAADGAITVENALDAPSAPEVGHETAVE, encoded by the coding sequence ATGACGGGGGACCTTGGGGTACGCATCGTCACCGAGATCGCAGATCGCGAAGGGGTCGATCCGACTGGCCTCACACCACCGCTACAGGACGTCGTCGACGTCGACGCACTGGAAGCGCTGTTCGAACCGACACCGACCACGGACCGAGACTGTGTGGGATCCGTCTCGTTCACGTACGTCGGGTACGAGGTCACCGTCGCCGCGGACGGGGCCATCACCGTCGAAAACGCACTCGACGCGCCATCCGCGCCCGAAGTCGGCCACGAGACGGCGGTCGAGTAG
- a CDS encoding PQQ-dependent sugar dehydrogenase, producing MVSSTRRRFLEGATVGTSAGLVGCLGWSAPGPAAGDATTSHLPASVGLRTVVSGLDAPIAVSFLPDSDRRYVAERDGRVLLHGPEGVRDDPVLDLRETTDTDGEKGVLGLALAPSFAESRRLFVRYSGPLRDGMPDDYSHTFVLSEFPVTDDGTRARRDEERRLLEIPEPRDLHNGGDIAFGPDGYLYVTVGDSGASTDASWHDRRGGAPGQAVTDDLLGSVLRIDVDGATAGDVSSDAGGGSGADGASDFDGRGDRHGGGDHADRSHGHRSGDYAIPEDNPLVGREGFDEHYAWGFRNPWRLSFDGEDLYVADVGQASYEEVNLVEKGGNYGWNVTEGTHCFKADDYPDATPERVRGGEPLLDPIIEYPHEGGPVSGVAVVGGYVYRGSTIPELDGHFVFGDFIPKGRVFVATRPEDGEGLWETTAIDLATPEKLTRALSFGRDGEGAVYVLGTGSEGGGLFRLEPDE from the coding sequence ATGGTTTCATCGACCCGCCGACGGTTCCTGGAGGGTGCGACCGTCGGCACGTCGGCCGGTCTCGTCGGTTGCCTGGGATGGTCGGCTCCGGGCCCGGCGGCAGGTGACGCGACGACTTCTCACCTCCCGGCGTCGGTCGGCCTTCGGACGGTCGTCTCCGGTCTGGACGCGCCGATCGCCGTCTCGTTTCTCCCTGATTCGGACCGACGGTACGTCGCAGAGCGCGACGGTCGAGTGCTCCTCCACGGACCGGAGGGGGTCAGGGACGATCCCGTCCTCGACCTCCGCGAGACGACCGATACCGATGGAGAGAAAGGGGTACTCGGCCTCGCGTTGGCTCCCTCGTTCGCGGAGTCGCGACGGTTGTTCGTCCGCTACAGCGGTCCGCTACGGGACGGGATGCCCGACGACTACAGCCACACGTTCGTCCTGTCGGAGTTCCCGGTGACCGACGACGGGACGCGGGCGCGTCGCGACGAGGAGCGGCGTCTTCTGGAGATTCCTGAACCGCGCGACCTCCACAACGGGGGTGACATCGCGTTCGGTCCGGACGGCTATCTCTACGTCACCGTCGGGGATAGCGGTGCGTCCACCGATGCGAGCTGGCACGACCGACGCGGAGGCGCCCCTGGACAGGCGGTTACGGACGACCTGCTCGGGAGCGTCCTTCGCATCGACGTAGACGGGGCGACGGCCGGCGATGTCTCGTCTGACGCCGGAGGTGGATCGGGCGCAGACGGAGCCAGCGACTTCGACGGAAGGGGTGACCGTCACGGTGGAGGCGACCACGCTGATCGGTCGCATGGCCACCGCAGCGGGGACTACGCCATTCCGGAGGACAACCCGCTCGTCGGTCGGGAGGGGTTCGACGAACACTACGCCTGGGGCTTTCGGAATCCGTGGCGCCTCTCGTTCGACGGCGAGGACCTGTACGTCGCCGACGTCGGCCAGGCGAGCTACGAGGAGGTCAACCTCGTCGAGAAGGGTGGCAACTACGGCTGGAACGTGACGGAAGGAACGCACTGTTTCAAGGCGGACGACTACCCGGACGCGACGCCCGAGCGCGTTCGCGGCGGTGAACCCCTCCTCGACCCGATCATCGAGTACCCACACGAAGGCGGGCCGGTGAGCGGCGTCGCGGTCGTGGGCGGCTACGTCTATCGCGGATCCACGATTCCGGAACTGGACGGACACTTCGTCTTCGGCGATTTCATCCCGAAGGGTCGGGTATTCGTCGCCACTCGCCCGGAGGACGGCGAGGGCCTCTGGGAGACCACTGCGATCGACCTCGCGACGCCGGAGAAACTGACGCGAGCCCTCTCGTTCGGCCGTGACGGGGAGGGCGCGGTGTACGTCCTCGGTACCGGTTCCGAGGGCGGCGGCCTCTTTCGTCTGGAGCCAGACGAGTAA
- a CDS encoding rhomboid family intramembrane serine protease — protein sequence MIVSETHVAIGLALCLALAYLGSVIDRARWRRRVTDRFVYGVPWGTAVTVVVLFGFYLVAQHGLDHWDQPLIYPYISWSYGYPTGLLTAGVAHGSPAHVVSNATATLVFGVIAEYTWGHYPPSRTTGAQTPRWKRALSTPWVRALVVFPGVLVAIAVLTAVFSLGPGLGFSGAVYAIVGFTLLTTPRLAVGGVVASSAVSVLYDAVTNPVVTEGLETGPPSPPSWAGVGFQAHLLGFLVGALCAIAVLRRRRVTPAADAVFGGLVLVGLVQSLWLLVLPGEAGTYTLYRGIGVTFLFALAVFTAVAAAGSDRPLPRPARRFDWIPSRRQFAIVWLGTLTIVLGSVVASVLPTGDVSGLTLGIVATGFALLAVPALPPLLPDRVTGGPTSYRGAAVLTLCVITAVVALVAVPYGFTLVDGQPTGTGAVTVDDYTVTYEENASIDRTVLGFPDDTTNTSYGGLLVANDELELFTVGERAAVLEHTGEATVAVGGPGWYETVRAERSGWNVLGNGTAYVVDLAVDGDVTRSYSSGPVGTGVQFTNASVQVAPTDEGFTVRISNDGDTTSVPVPEANASRSVDSFVVRTDTTGEVDRILVSRDGVTVPIAERETY from the coding sequence GTGATCGTCTCCGAGACGCACGTCGCGATCGGGCTGGCACTCTGTCTCGCCCTCGCGTACCTGGGCTCCGTGATCGATCGGGCCCGGTGGCGACGACGGGTGACCGATCGATTCGTCTACGGGGTTCCCTGGGGCACGGCGGTCACGGTCGTCGTCCTCTTCGGGTTCTACCTCGTCGCCCAGCACGGCCTCGACCACTGGGACCAGCCGCTCATCTACCCGTACATCTCGTGGTCGTACGGCTACCCGACGGGCCTCCTCACTGCCGGCGTCGCACACGGTTCGCCCGCGCACGTCGTCTCGAACGCGACGGCAACGCTCGTCTTCGGCGTGATCGCCGAGTACACGTGGGGTCACTACCCACCGTCACGGACGACGGGGGCGCAGACGCCACGGTGGAAACGGGCCCTGTCGACGCCGTGGGTCCGGGCACTCGTCGTCTTCCCGGGCGTCCTCGTCGCCATCGCCGTTCTGACGGCCGTCTTCTCCCTCGGGCCCGGGCTCGGTTTCTCCGGCGCCGTCTACGCCATCGTCGGATTCACGTTGCTCACCACACCACGGCTCGCTGTCGGCGGCGTGGTCGCGAGCTCCGCAGTCTCGGTCCTCTACGACGCCGTCACGAATCCAGTCGTCACTGAAGGGCTGGAAACGGGACCGCCGTCGCCGCCGAGCTGGGCCGGGGTCGGATTTCAGGCCCACCTCCTCGGCTTTCTCGTCGGTGCGCTCTGTGCGATCGCAGTCCTCCGACGGAGACGGGTCACACCCGCCGCAGACGCCGTCTTCGGCGGACTCGTCCTCGTCGGGCTCGTCCAGTCGCTCTGGTTGCTCGTCCTGCCCGGTGAGGCGGGCACGTACACGCTCTACCGGGGGATCGGCGTCACGTTCCTGTTCGCCCTCGCCGTTTTCACCGCCGTCGCAGCCGCCGGGAGCGACCGCCCGTTGCCACGTCCCGCCCGGCGGTTCGACTGGATCCCGAGCCGCAGACAGTTCGCGATCGTCTGGCTCGGTACGCTCACTATCGTCCTCGGATCGGTCGTCGCCTCGGTTCTACCGACAGGCGACGTGTCCGGCCTCACCCTCGGCATCGTCGCCACCGGATTCGCCCTGCTCGCCGTCCCGGCCCTGCCACCGCTCCTCCCGGATCGGGTGACTGGCGGCCCGACGAGCTACCGCGGAGCCGCGGTGCTCACGCTCTGTGTCATCACCGCCGTCGTCGCGCTCGTTGCCGTCCCCTACGGCTTCACCCTCGTGGACGGCCAACCCACCGGCACCGGCGCCGTGACGGTCGACGACTACACCGTCACGTACGAGGAGAACGCGAGTATCGACCGCACCGTCCTCGGATTTCCGGACGACACGACGAACACGAGCTACGGCGGTCTGCTCGTCGCGAACGACGAACTGGAGCTGTTCACCGTCGGCGAGCGAGCCGCCGTCCTCGAACACACGGGCGAGGCCACGGTGGCCGTCGGCGGCCCCGGCTGGTACGAAACTGTCCGCGCGGAACGATCGGGGTGGAACGTGCTGGGCAACGGTACCGCCTACGTCGTCGATCTGGCGGTCGACGGCGACGTGACTCGATCGTACAGCTCCGGTCCGGTCGGAACCGGTGTGCAGTTCACAAATGCGAGCGTACAGGTCGCCCCGACCGACGAGGGATTCACTGTTCGTATCTCGAACGACGGTGACACCACCTCCGTCCCGGTGCCAGAGGCGAACGCCTCCCGTTCCGTCGACTCGTTCGTCGTCAGGACCGACACCACCGGCGAGGTCGATCGGATCCTCGTCTCACGCGACGGCGTAACTGTCCCGATCGCCGAGCGTGAGACGTACTGA
- a CDS encoding formate/nitrite transporter family protein, with protein sequence MPASDGSADTRESSERSETDVPTSGEVVPERFSSDELFQRIIADADHEITSGTRELFFSAVAGGLAISITFLVYASLYPQADGGIARVLLYPLGFIYIIIGGYQLYTENTLPPVLLTLERLASVPSLLRHWLIVLLGNFAGGAIGAIVLAYGGVFEGAAVDAAVTFAQDGVATARWDLFFKGAFAGLVVAGLVWVDFAARDTISRVVLIYIAFLTIPLGNLFHVVVSFTEVIFAMLVTDQIAFIPGMTDFVLPVLLGNTIGGVVLLTVVNYYQTSEHRLESGRFEDARKLSVREWLAGGLAGRTYVPVVDTIEEIVRDTDSYRVLVPISNPRTERDLVKLACTLAGSRKTGAVHVVHFVQAPERGSFHGDPEQHDRIVDASERQLETFEPMGEHHDVEFQTSTVVTPRSFEDVFDTANRLSPDLVLMGWGRDTVWSSARAERPLDELTNQLPTDFLIVRDRGLEPDEILLPTAGGPNADLGAEIAGILQTTADIEVTLLHVVDGPAEREAGERFLHKLADDYDLEEPNLVVDASGDIERAICDAAHDRAMVIIGASERGLLSRLVTDSLHLSILDDVEGSMLLAERPSERTFIERLIGAGSRENRRE encoded by the coding sequence ATGCCTGCGTCCGACGGCTCGGCGGACACGCGCGAATCCAGCGAGCGCTCGGAGACAGACGTCCCGACGAGTGGGGAAGTCGTCCCCGAGCGGTTCTCCTCCGACGAACTGTTCCAGCGGATCATCGCCGACGCGGACCACGAGATCACCTCTGGAACGCGCGAACTCTTCTTCAGCGCCGTAGCCGGCGGACTCGCGATCTCGATTACGTTTCTCGTCTACGCGTCGCTCTACCCACAGGCCGACGGCGGGATCGCACGCGTCCTGCTGTACCCGCTCGGATTCATCTACATCATCATCGGCGGCTACCAGCTCTACACGGAGAACACCCTTCCACCGGTCCTGCTGACGCTGGAGCGGCTGGCATCCGTCCCCTCGCTCCTTCGCCACTGGCTGATCGTCCTCCTCGGTAACTTCGCGGGCGGGGCGATCGGCGCCATCGTACTCGCCTACGGCGGCGTCTTCGAGGGGGCAGCGGTCGACGCAGCGGTCACGTTCGCCCAAGACGGGGTCGCAACCGCCCGGTGGGACCTGTTCTTCAAGGGTGCGTTCGCCGGCCTCGTCGTCGCCGGCCTCGTCTGGGTCGACTTCGCGGCCCGCGATACGATCTCTCGCGTCGTCCTCATCTACATCGCCTTCCTGACGATCCCCCTCGGGAATCTCTTCCACGTCGTCGTCTCCTTCACGGAGGTCATTTTCGCGATGTTAGTCACCGACCAGATCGCGTTCATCCCGGGAATGACCGACTTCGTACTCCCGGTGTTGCTCGGGAACACCATCGGCGGCGTCGTACTTCTCACGGTCGTCAATTATTATCAAACGAGCGAGCACCGCCTCGAATCCGGTCGGTTCGAGGACGCGAGAAAGCTCTCGGTGCGAGAGTGGCTCGCCGGTGGCCTCGCCGGTCGGACGTACGTCCCGGTCGTGGACACGATCGAAGAGATCGTCAGGGACACGGATTCCTACCGCGTACTCGTCCCGATTTCGAACCCCCGAACCGAACGGGACCTGGTCAAACTGGCGTGTACCCTCGCCGGGTCACGAAAGACCGGTGCCGTCCACGTGGTCCACTTCGTGCAGGCACCCGAACGAGGTTCCTTCCACGGCGACCCCGAGCAGCACGACCGAATCGTCGACGCGTCCGAGCGCCAACTAGAGACCTTCGAACCGATGGGTGAACACCACGACGTCGAGTTCCAGACGTCGACCGTCGTCACGCCCCGGTCCTTCGAAGACGTGTTCGACACGGCAAACCGGCTGAGTCCCGACCTCGTTCTCATGGGCTGGGGCCGTGATACGGTCTGGTCGTCGGCACGAGCCGAACGGCCGCTCGACGAACTCACCAACCAGTTGCCGACCGACTTCCTGATCGTCAGAGATCGTGGGCTCGAACCCGACGAGATCCTCCTCCCGACGGCAGGCGGACCGAACGCGGATCTCGGCGCCGAGATCGCCGGAATACTGCAGACCACCGCAGACATCGAGGTTACCCTGCTACACGTCGTCGACGGGCCGGCAGAACGCGAGGCAGGCGAGCGATTCCTCCACAAACTGGCCGACGACTACGACCTCGAAGAGCCGAATCTCGTCGTCGACGCGTCCGGTGACATCGAACGAGCGATCTGCGATGCGGCTCACGATCGAGCGATGGTCATCATCGGGGCCAGCGAGCGCGGGTTGCTCTCCCGCCTCGTCACCGATTCGTTGCACCTCTCGATCCTGGACGACGTCGAGGGGTCGATGCTCCTCGCCGAGCGCCCCTCCGAACGGACGTTCATCGAACGACTGATCGGTGCCGGTAGTCGTGAGAACAGACGTGAGTGA